In a single window of the Vibrio celticus genome:
- a CDS encoding AraC family transcriptional regulator → MKTLAQLLQSYVEHKGWDDLEGIRETEIGGVWLYRSSGGNQRQPFTYQSGIIMLGQGKKNIYIGDRPVTYAAGDYLVVGVPMPLECEALPVNGEPLLGLSISIDSQRLHSLVKKLEDQGFLESYCNKHKQNSSGLESAPMEEQMLESFTRLVKTLHCDIEANILGDAMVSEIVYRALTGSEGRVLFDLAHHDGHYARVAKALSKVHEEYDQTITVQSLADEANMSVSAFHYAFRNVTFESPLQYLKKVRLNKAKELIQLEGLRISDAARRVGYSSPSQFSREFKRHFNTTPRAV, encoded by the coding sequence ATGAAAACACTCGCGCAGTTGTTACAGTCTTATGTAGAACACAAAGGTTGGGATGATCTTGAAGGGATCAGAGAAACTGAAATTGGTGGTGTGTGGTTGTATAGAAGCAGTGGCGGGAATCAGCGTCAGCCATTCACTTACCAGTCGGGTATTATCATGCTCGGGCAGGGCAAAAAGAACATCTACATTGGCGACAGACCCGTTACTTACGCTGCTGGTGATTATCTTGTGGTAGGCGTGCCAATGCCATTGGAGTGTGAAGCCTTGCCTGTAAATGGCGAACCATTGCTTGGTTTGTCGATAAGCATCGATTCTCAGCGCTTGCATAGCTTAGTCAAAAAGCTGGAAGACCAAGGCTTTCTAGAGAGCTACTGCAACAAGCACAAGCAGAATTCGAGCGGCTTAGAATCGGCGCCAATGGAAGAGCAAATGCTGGAGAGCTTTACTCGATTGGTCAAAACTCTACATTGTGACATTGAAGCCAACATATTGGGTGATGCCATGGTCAGCGAGATTGTCTACCGCGCATTAACAGGTTCAGAAGGGCGTGTGCTGTTTGATTTAGCTCATCATGATGGCCATTACGCACGTGTCGCTAAAGCGCTGTCTAAAGTGCATGAAGAATACGACCAAACCATCACTGTTCAATCGCTCGCTGACGAAGCCAACATGAGCGTGTCTGCCTTCCACTATGCATTCCGTAATGTCACTTTTGAATCACCACTGCAATATTTGAAGAAGGTTAGGCTCAACAAAGCGAAAGAGCTGATTCAACTAGAAGGCCTTCGTATTAGTGATGCTGCGCGTCGAGTCGGTTACTCCAGCCCATCTCAATTTAGCCGCGAATTTAAGCGCCACTTCAATACTACTCCAAGAGCGGTTTAG
- a CDS encoding amino acid ABC transporter permease produces the protein MSSTSALTTPKPNVHMKPWYQRLNLLDGVLLAVMCVFAGWLYYRSAVGINYQWRWEDAFTLIFIPPSQGSIPYFFQGLIATLRLSLWSMVLALSFGTLLGVARHSKIAFFKTPALIFIQLVRNIPPLVFVFIFYFFVSNQLIPLLGLESILREHNGEINAVQDFLFGPANLWENLASGVICIGLLSSAYIAEVIRAGLEGIPKGQWEAADSLGLSALSKYRFVVGPQVLTAITPPLAGQAISLVKDTSIVSLISIQEMTFVGTEMANSSGLIFEIWLIVGFVYFALCFALSRLFKVIEQRSSAYLNHQ, from the coding sequence GTGAGTAGTACTAGCGCATTGACAACACCTAAGCCCAACGTTCATATGAAGCCTTGGTATCAACGCCTTAACCTTTTGGATGGCGTGTTACTCGCTGTCATGTGTGTGTTTGCAGGCTGGCTTTATTATCGCTCTGCTGTTGGTATTAACTACCAATGGCGCTGGGAAGATGCGTTTACCCTGATTTTTATTCCGCCTTCTCAAGGCAGTATTCCCTATTTTTTCCAAGGCTTGATCGCAACGCTGCGCTTAAGTTTATGGAGTATGGTGTTAGCACTCTCTTTTGGCACATTGTTAGGTGTGGCAAGACACTCAAAGATCGCTTTCTTCAAAACACCGGCACTGATTTTCATTCAGTTGGTTCGTAATATTCCGCCGCTGGTGTTTGTCTTTATCTTTTACTTCTTTGTTTCTAACCAACTGATTCCATTACTTGGTTTAGAAAGCATTTTACGTGAACACAACGGCGAGATTAATGCTGTTCAAGATTTCCTGTTCGGCCCAGCTAACCTTTGGGAAAACTTGGCGTCTGGTGTTATCTGTATTGGCTTGCTCTCTTCTGCTTATATTGCTGAAGTAATTAGAGCTGGCTTAGAAGGTATTCCTAAAGGCCAATGGGAAGCGGCCGATTCACTCGGTCTGTCTGCATTGTCTAAGTATCGATTTGTGGTCGGCCCGCAAGTATTAACGGCCATCACACCGCCATTGGCTGGCCAAGCAATATCTTTGGTTAAAGACACGTCGATTGTGTCTCTGATTTCTATCCAAGAGATGACGTTTGTTGGTACTGAGATGGCAAACTCTTCAGGTTTGATCTTTGAGATCTGGCTCATTGTTGGCTTCGTATATTTTGCTTTGTGCTTTGCGCTTTCACGTCTTTTCAAAGTGATTGAGCAGCGCTCTAGTGCCTATCTCAACCATCAATAA
- a CDS encoding GNAT family N-acetyltransferase has product MDVFLHLLQLNDASALLDFEVENREWFEQLVPARDDSFYSNAGVTEQITSFLTEYKNGEMIPMLIKDANGTICGRINVRDIDQNAGSGELGYRVGHSFASKGIASSAVRKLLVYLAEHSTLKFVDAYALVGNVGSNKILSNTGFELVERVEGYAVFKGKSQDAHYYRKVIPN; this is encoded by the coding sequence ATGGATGTATTTTTACACTTACTTCAACTGAATGACGCAAGTGCGCTCTTGGATTTTGAGGTCGAAAATAGAGAGTGGTTTGAGCAACTTGTCCCAGCTAGGGATGATAGCTTCTATTCAAATGCAGGTGTGACCGAGCAAATCACGAGCTTTCTCACCGAATATAAGAACGGCGAGATGATCCCTATGTTGATCAAAGACGCTAATGGCACTATTTGTGGGCGAATCAATGTTCGTGATATTGACCAGAACGCTGGAAGTGGAGAACTAGGTTATCGAGTTGGTCATTCCTTTGCTTCTAAAGGTATAGCTTCTAGTGCCGTGAGGAAATTGCTTGTCTACTTGGCTGAGCACTCAACACTTAAATTTGTCGATGCCTATGCGTTAGTGGGTAATGTCGGCTCAAATAAAATATTATCCAATACAGGATTTGAGTTAGTTGAGCGCGTTGAAGGTTACGCCGTGTTCAAAGGGAAGAGTCAAGATGCTCATTATTACCGTAAAGTAATACCTAATTAG
- a CDS encoding zinc ribbon domain-containing protein YjdM — MSLPPCPQCQSEYVYPDQNNLICPECAYEWNPEEERLEREAARVKDVNGVVLESGDKVTFIKDLKIKGSSSVLKIGTKAVIRRINEGKDHQLDCKLDGGGEMLVTAKYVKKQ; from the coding sequence ATGTCTCTACCTCCTTGTCCGCAATGCCAATCTGAATATGTCTACCCAGACCAAAACAACCTAATCTGCCCTGAGTGCGCCTACGAATGGAACCCAGAAGAAGAGCGTTTAGAAAGAGAAGCCGCGCGTGTTAAGGACGTGAATGGCGTTGTATTGGAAAGTGGCGATAAAGTTACCTTCATTAAAGATCTAAAAATTAAAGGCAGTTCTAGCGTATTGAAAATCGGCACTAAAGCCGTGATTCGACGCATCAATGAAGGCAAAGATCACCAGCTAGATTGCAAGCTGGATGGTGGTGGTGAAATGCTGGTTACAGCGAAGTACGTTAAGAAGCAATAG
- a CDS encoding acyltransferase gives MASPRVLKSQITDITCGENVTIIEPSNVYSCELKDDVFVGPFVEIQKNTVIGARSKIQSHTFICEYVTIGRDCFVGHGVMFANDLFKEGKPDPNPNSWGRTLIADNVTIGSNATVLSVSICEGAVIGAGSVVTKDITEKGIYAGNPAKKLRDLP, from the coding sequence ATGGCAAGTCCAAGAGTATTAAAGTCACAGATTACTGATATTACCTGTGGCGAGAATGTCACTATTATCGAACCAAGTAACGTTTATAGCTGTGAGCTTAAAGATGATGTGTTCGTTGGCCCCTTTGTTGAGATTCAAAAGAACACCGTGATAGGTGCGAGAAGTAAGATTCAATCTCACACCTTTATCTGCGAGTATGTGACTATTGGCAGAGACTGCTTTGTTGGTCATGGAGTCATGTTTGCCAACGACTTATTCAAAGAGGGCAAACCAGATCCTAACCCAAACAGTTGGGGTCGTACCTTGATAGCTGACAACGTCACGATCGGTTCTAACGCTACGGTTCTGTCTGTCAGCATTTGTGAAGGTGCAGTAATTGGCGCGGGCAGTGTGGTAACGAAAGACATCACCGAAAAAGGTATCTACGCAGGTAACCCAGCCAAGAAGTTAAGAGACTTACCGTAA
- a CDS encoding amino acid ABC transporter permease: MLIRIIKPALSALVQIVILVAAVVWILDSGAQTMGYSWQWERVPDYIAFYEDGEWWPAELVEGLLVTINISLISLVATLIIGLTTALLRNSNSVVGRTLATSYVELIRNTPLLVQIYLLYFVFGPVLGLDRFSTAVLALALFQGAYTAEIFRAGLNGIARGQFEAAQSLGLSKTYTYWDVILPQVVQRTLPPLTNEVISLIKNSSIVSVMAIFDLTTEARNIVSETAMPFEIWFSVAIIYLALTLSLSAVAAWLEHKLGANWRTQ; this comes from the coding sequence ATGTTGATTCGAATTATTAAACCCGCCCTATCTGCTTTGGTACAGATTGTTATACTGGTGGCTGCTGTTGTTTGGATTCTAGACTCTGGCGCACAAACCATGGGATACAGCTGGCAATGGGAGCGTGTGCCGGACTATATTGCTTTCTATGAAGATGGTGAATGGTGGCCTGCAGAATTAGTTGAAGGGCTACTGGTTACCATCAATATCTCTTTGATTTCTTTGGTTGCCACACTGATCATTGGTTTAACGACAGCGCTATTGAGAAACTCAAATTCTGTGGTTGGACGCACCTTAGCCACCAGCTATGTTGAGTTGATTCGTAACACGCCGTTATTAGTACAAATTTATTTGCTCTATTTTGTATTTGGCCCCGTATTAGGGCTCGATCGCTTTAGCACTGCCGTTTTAGCCTTGGCACTTTTCCAAGGCGCTTATACCGCCGAGATATTTCGTGCCGGTTTAAATGGTATTGCGAGAGGACAATTTGAAGCAGCTCAATCCTTGGGCTTATCAAAGACCTATACTTACTGGGATGTGATTCTTCCTCAGGTGGTGCAACGCACCTTGCCACCTTTGACCAATGAAGTGATCTCTCTTATTAAAAACTCTTCAATTGTGAGTGTCATGGCTATTTTTGACCTGACGACTGAAGCCAGAAACATCGTTTCTGAAACCGCGATGCCATTCGAGATTTGGTTCTCTGTGGCGATCATTTATCTTGCTCTTACACTTTCACTTTCTGCCGTTGCTGCTTGGCTTGAGCATAAGCTCGGGGCTAACTGGCGAACACAATAA
- a CDS encoding transporter substrate-binding domain-containing protein has translation MKLFKTAITALLALAVSLPALASETPNLDKINERGSLRVGMSTFVPWAMRNKQGDLVGFEIDVAKRLAEDSGWKVEFVPTAWDGIIPSLLSKKFDVIIGGMSITEARAKSVLFTEPYSHSGVQLAANKELAEGFTQISDFDSRRVKIAARRGAFTVQVARETFPKAKVLQFDDDAQAFQEVLNGNAHAVIASSPKPEHETIKNADTLFIPFEERLSKGNEAFAVRLGETDKAEFFNEWIKARTEDGWLKERYEYWFSTLDWQDQIAQGQ, from the coding sequence ATGAAGCTATTTAAAACCGCGATTACAGCCCTACTTGCGCTTGCCGTAAGTTTGCCTGCACTTGCTTCTGAAACGCCTAACCTCGATAAAATCAACGAACGTGGCTCACTGCGCGTTGGTATGTCGACATTTGTTCCTTGGGCGATGCGTAACAAACAAGGCGATCTCGTTGGCTTTGAAATCGACGTGGCGAAACGCCTTGCCGAAGACTCTGGTTGGAAAGTCGAATTTGTACCTACGGCATGGGACGGTATTATCCCTTCTCTATTATCGAAAAAATTTGATGTAATCATCGGCGGTATGTCTATCACTGAAGCTCGTGCTAAAAGCGTATTGTTCACTGAACCTTACTCGCACTCTGGCGTTCAACTGGCGGCTAATAAAGAGCTAGCGGAAGGTTTTACTCAGATCTCTGATTTTGATTCTCGCCGTGTAAAAATTGCAGCACGTCGTGGAGCATTCACGGTTCAAGTCGCTCGTGAAACCTTCCCTAAAGCGAAAGTTCTACAGTTCGATGACGATGCTCAAGCATTCCAAGAAGTGTTGAACGGCAACGCACACGCGGTTATCGCGTCTAGCCCGAAACCAGAACACGAAACGATCAAAAACGCAGACACGCTATTTATTCCATTTGAAGAGCGTCTGTCAAAAGGTAACGAAGCATTTGCAGTTCGCCTAGGTGAAACTGACAAGGCAGAATTCTTCAACGAATGGATCAAAGCACGTACTGAAGACGGTTGGTTGAAAGAGCGTTACGAGTACTGGTTCTCTACTCTAGATTGGCAAGACCAGATTGCTCAAGGTCAGTAA
- a CDS encoding GNAT family N-acetyltransferase: protein MKYSTRPAQSSDHEFLFELKKAAEFEPIKAVFGWDEQTQRDIHAEEWAEERPEIIEYQGKAIGSVLLQDKGEHFYFCRFFLLPEYHGKGIGSQVLKDCLAKADSLNKPVELCYLQGNRVGELYLRFGFEITSQNDQFVYMWRQ, encoded by the coding sequence TTGAAGTATTCGACAAGACCTGCTCAGTCATCAGATCATGAATTTCTGTTCGAGCTAAAAAAGGCAGCTGAATTTGAACCTATCAAAGCCGTATTTGGCTGGGATGAGCAAACTCAACGAGATATACACGCCGAAGAGTGGGCAGAAGAACGACCTGAAATCATTGAATATCAAGGTAAAGCGATTGGGAGTGTGTTGTTGCAAGACAAAGGCGAGCACTTCTATTTTTGTCGATTCTTCTTGCTGCCTGAGTATCATGGAAAGGGCATTGGCAGCCAAGTATTGAAAGATTGCTTAGCTAAGGCTGACAGCCTCAATAAACCCGTCGAACTTTGTTACCTGCAAGGTAATCGAGTTGGGGAGTTGTATCTTAGGTTTGGCTTCGAAATCACTTCGCAAAACGATCAGTTTGTCTATATGTGGCGTCAGTAA
- a CDS encoding RidA family protein, which translates to MSSDIIKISRNTENAPINSVSTQTVAFSHYNNFSAQLPIDPKTGEIVIGDIKDQAAQCLNNIKAIVESIDHVMDDVVKINVFVKNISDIDAIDEVYKSFFHNSLPTRTVVGVAALPNSDALVQMDALISNGEGTKPQAPCALIKVSRNTDNAPQSAVSTQTAAFSHYNNLSAQLPIDVTTGELVDGGIEAQTAQCLSNIKAILESIGHVMNDVVKTTIYVKNIADAEVVNEVCAKFFPSYVPARTVVNAAELPMGALIQIDTSVSHGDGTPPQLPEDTRLLVIETNNTVAAPFMPYSHTVAFSHYNHISGQLPLDPKTNEIVVGGVKEQAEQCLKNIKAIIESVGHSMDDTVKINIQLKNVSDIDTVNEVYTTFFNAELPARTVVGVSEIPMNALVQIDAVVSNCEGTPPQDVVA; encoded by the coding sequence ATGAGTAGCGATATCATTAAAATTTCAAGAAACACTGAAAACGCACCAATTAATTCTGTATCTACACAAACGGTCGCTTTTTCTCATTATAATAACTTTTCTGCTCAACTTCCGATTGACCCTAAAACGGGTGAAATAGTCATCGGTGATATTAAAGATCAAGCAGCACAATGTTTGAATAATATTAAAGCGATTGTTGAAAGCATCGACCATGTTATGGATGATGTCGTGAAGATTAATGTTTTCGTTAAGAATATTTCTGATATCGATGCTATTGATGAAGTTTACAAAAGCTTCTTCCACAACAGCCTGCCAACACGTACTGTCGTGGGTGTCGCTGCACTGCCAAACAGCGATGCGCTGGTTCAAATGGATGCTCTGATTTCTAACGGTGAAGGCACTAAGCCACAAGCACCTTGCGCTCTAATTAAGGTCTCAAGAAATACGGATAATGCGCCTCAAAGTGCTGTGTCCACGCAGACTGCGGCTTTTTCTCACTACAACAATCTTTCAGCTCAGTTACCGATAGATGTAACCACAGGTGAGTTGGTTGATGGTGGTATCGAAGCGCAAACGGCCCAATGTCTATCAAACATTAAAGCTATTTTAGAAAGCATCGGACATGTCATGAATGATGTGGTTAAAACGACTATCTACGTAAAAAATATCGCAGATGCGGAAGTGGTAAATGAAGTATGTGCTAAATTCTTCCCAAGCTACGTTCCTGCTCGTACTGTTGTTAACGCAGCTGAATTACCAATGGGTGCTTTAATTCAAATTGATACATCCGTTTCACATGGCGACGGTACACCGCCGCAATTACCAGAAGACACTCGCTTACTGGTTATTGAAACCAATAATACTGTTGCAGCACCATTCATGCCTTATTCGCATACTGTTGCTTTCTCTCACTACAATCATATTTCAGGACAATTGCCTTTAGACCCGAAAACAAATGAAATTGTTGTTGGTGGTGTAAAAGAGCAAGCTGAACAATGTTTGAAAAATATTAAGGCGATCATTGAAAGTGTTGGTCATAGTATGGACGATACAGTGAAAATCAATATTCAGCTTAAAAATGTTTCAGACATTGATACAGTGAACGAGGTCTACACAACATTCTTTAATGCTGAATTACCGGCAAGAACGGTGGTTGGGGTTTCAGAAATCCCAATGAATGCTTTAGTACAAATTGATGCTGTCGTTTCTAATTGTGAAGGCACGCCTCCCCAAGACGTTGTTGCTTAA
- a CDS encoding ADP-ribosylglycohydrolase family protein, whose translation MDNHKERAFYAVVGALVGDAASMGLHWLYDQERILHVAGFEPEFRSPNQFDYQDKGYFAHQGKTAGEQSQYGAQLLAMVDSLVDNQKYDEANYIKHFRFWFDFGGSWKGYIDKATRMSLLNIHQLELENSPITACGADDTQLPAVSKIIPLVACTYTSHTLPAMVESAVRVTNNNDKAVEWAQAITLLVQAAIQGNSPLQSVEMVRQTCSKFIHDQIDEALADPELSITDAAKKFGLHCELSAAFPLLIRIIAGAQSYQQGIRDNILCGGDSCGRAIVIGAVLAACFCEEDGEIPTEWLKQVELNGGVLSLPIE comes from the coding sequence ATGGACAATCATAAAGAAAGAGCTTTTTACGCCGTTGTTGGCGCATTGGTTGGAGACGCCGCTTCAATGGGGCTGCACTGGCTATATGACCAAGAGAGGATCTTACACGTAGCGGGTTTTGAGCCAGAATTTCGTTCACCGAATCAGTTCGATTACCAAGACAAGGGCTACTTTGCGCACCAAGGTAAAACCGCAGGCGAGCAATCGCAATATGGTGCTCAGCTATTGGCGATGGTCGATAGCTTAGTCGACAACCAAAAATACGATGAAGCGAACTACATCAAGCACTTCCGCTTCTGGTTTGATTTTGGTGGTAGTTGGAAAGGCTACATTGATAAAGCGACTCGTATGAGCTTGTTGAACATCCATCAATTAGAATTGGAAAACTCCCCGATTACAGCGTGTGGCGCGGATGATACTCAATTGCCAGCTGTTTCAAAAATCATTCCTTTGGTCGCGTGTACTTACACCTCTCACACCTTGCCAGCGATGGTAGAGAGTGCGGTACGAGTGACCAACAATAACGACAAAGCCGTCGAATGGGCGCAGGCCATCACTCTACTGGTTCAAGCGGCAATTCAAGGCAACTCGCCACTGCAATCGGTAGAAATGGTGCGACAAACTTGTAGCAAGTTTATACACGATCAAATCGACGAAGCACTGGCTGATCCAGAGCTTTCGATTACAGATGCCGCGAAGAAGTTTGGATTGCATTGTGAACTGAGTGCCGCGTTCCCCTTGCTAATTCGCATCATTGCAGGTGCTCAAAGTTATCAACAAGGCATTCGCGACAACATCTTATGCGGTGGTGACAGCTGCGGTCGTGCGATTGTAATTGGCGCGGTATTAGCGGCGTGTTTCTGCGAAGAAGATGGCGAAATTCCAACCGAATGGCTAAAACAAGTCGAACTCAATGGCGGTGTATTGTCTTTGCCTATTGAGTGA
- a CDS encoding iron-containing alcohol dehydrogenase: MQFTYVNPTVIHFGQGQINAISQAVDTSKKVLVIYGGGSIKSNGVYDQVVASLKDHAWIEFAGVEANPTKETLDKAVALVKEENVEFIIAVGGGSVIDGSKYVAAAAKYDGDGWDILAGKHQVTEATPIGAVLTLPATGSESNMGAVITRKETQEKLAFMNPAVQPKFAVMDPDVMKSLPERQLINGLVDAWVHVCEQYITMPTDAMVQDGYAETLLKNLLVLGKQYDERDNDAWRANLMWTANQALNGLIGTGVPQDWATHMIGHEFTALWHVDHARSLAIVQPSLLRNQIEAKRGKLEQMGRNVFGLEAGADLAERTIAAIEAFYHSLDVPTMFDGYEATKAAAIDNVVAQLESHGYLQLGENQAITPEKTREILESAIH, encoded by the coding sequence ATGCAATTCACTTATGTTAACCCTACAGTTATCCACTTCGGCCAAGGCCAAATCAACGCTATCAGCCAAGCGGTTGATACTTCGAAGAAGGTACTAGTCATCTACGGTGGCGGTTCAATCAAAAGCAACGGTGTTTACGACCAAGTTGTCGCTTCTCTAAAGGATCACGCTTGGATTGAGTTCGCTGGTGTCGAAGCTAACCCAACGAAAGAGACGCTAGATAAAGCCGTCGCTCTTGTTAAAGAAGAAAACGTAGAATTCATTATCGCTGTTGGCGGTGGTTCGGTAATCGACGGTTCTAAGTACGTTGCTGCAGCGGCTAAATACGACGGCGACGGTTGGGATATCCTAGCGGGCAAACACCAAGTAACTGAAGCAACTCCTATTGGTGCAGTACTGACACTTCCTGCGACAGGTTCTGAATCTAACATGGGTGCGGTAATCACTCGTAAAGAGACTCAAGAGAAACTGGCATTCATGAACCCTGCGGTACAGCCTAAATTTGCGGTTATGGACCCAGACGTAATGAAGTCTCTGCCAGAGCGCCAACTGATCAACGGTCTAGTTGATGCATGGGTTCACGTATGTGAGCAATACATCACAATGCCAACAGACGCGATGGTTCAAGACGGTTACGCAGAAACACTGCTTAAGAACCTACTTGTACTGGGTAAGCAATACGACGAGCGTGACAACGACGCTTGGCGTGCAAACCTAATGTGGACAGCAAACCAAGCGCTTAACGGCCTGATTGGTACGGGTGTTCCTCAAGATTGGGCAACACACATGATTGGCCACGAATTCACTGCGCTATGGCACGTAGACCACGCGCGTTCGCTTGCGATTGTTCAACCTTCACTACTTCGTAATCAAATCGAAGCGAAGCGTGGCAAGCTAGAGCAAATGGGTCGTAACGTATTTGGCCTAGAAGCGGGTGCTGATTTAGCCGAGCGTACAATCGCGGCAATCGAAGCCTTCTACCACAGCCTAGACGTTCCAACCATGTTCGACGGTTACGAAGCAACGAAAGCGGCAGCAATCGACAACGTTGTTGCTCAACTTGAATCACACGGTTACCTGCAACTTGGCGAAAACCAAGCAATCACGCCAGAGAAAACGCGTGAGATTTTAGAGTCTGCGATTCACTAA
- a CDS encoding amino acid ABC transporter ATP-binding protein: protein MNNDLNNLKEMVKFKSLNKWYGDFHALKDIDLNIEQGEIVVICGPSGSGKSTLIRCINQLEPFESGELCVLEQVLPSKFNTPGQVGMVFQHFHLFPHLTVLENLTLSPIRTLKKSKREAEKLAMHYLERVHIAEQANKYPVQLSGGQQQRVAIARSLCMKPELLLFDEPTSALDPEMINEVLDVMVELASEGITMVCVTHEMGFAKQVADRVIFMDEGQIVESNTPQALFENPQHERTQAFLNQILTY from the coding sequence ATGAACAACGATTTGAACAATCTCAAGGAAATGGTTAAGTTTAAGTCACTTAACAAGTGGTATGGTGATTTTCATGCCCTAAAGGATATCGATTTAAATATTGAACAAGGAGAGATAGTGGTGATTTGCGGGCCATCAGGTTCGGGCAAATCAACCTTAATCCGTTGTATCAATCAGCTAGAACCTTTCGAAAGTGGCGAGCTTTGCGTGTTAGAACAAGTGCTTCCGAGTAAATTCAACACACCTGGCCAAGTCGGAATGGTGTTTCAGCATTTTCATTTATTCCCTCATCTTACCGTGCTTGAAAACCTGACACTGTCTCCAATACGTACGCTTAAAAAAAGCAAACGAGAAGCCGAGAAGCTTGCAATGCACTATCTCGAGCGCGTACACATCGCTGAACAAGCCAACAAATACCCAGTGCAACTTTCTGGCGGTCAGCAACAACGTGTAGCTATCGCCCGTTCGCTGTGCATGAAGCCTGAATTACTGCTTTTTGATGAACCGACTTCAGCGCTTGATCCTGAGATGATCAACGAAGTGCTCGACGTGATGGTTGAACTGGCGAGCGAAGGTATCACCATGGTGTGTGTGACCCACGAAATGGGCTTTGCGAAACAAGTGGCCGACCGCGTTATCTTCATGGATGAAGGACAAATTGTGGAATCGAATACGCCACAAGCGCTCTTTGAAAACCCTCAACATGAACGCACTCAAGCGTTCCTAAATCAGATCCTGACTTATTGA
- a CDS encoding GNAT family N-acetyltransferase: MDMVKAALSHSTAFHHYVNACAEDGLDIYTGISDGSDAYLERRIAYSKGEGLPEGWTPASTYFCFESGRILGVIRVRHGTSPYIHDVIGHIGYETLSQARRRGIASHMLSWIQRHVLTESVIITCERGNIASQKVIEKCGGQFLNTFYSEQDKHEVLRYQLESK; the protein is encoded by the coding sequence ATGGACATGGTTAAAGCTGCTCTTTCACATTCAACGGCCTTTCATCACTATGTGAACGCGTGCGCTGAGGATGGGTTAGATATTTACACGGGGATTTCCGATGGCAGTGATGCCTATTTAGAAAGACGAATTGCTTATTCAAAAGGTGAGGGTTTGCCTGAAGGGTGGACGCCTGCTTCTACCTATTTTTGTTTCGAGTCTGGGCGTATTCTTGGGGTGATAAGAGTTCGTCATGGTACCAGTCCGTACATTCACGATGTCATAGGACATATCGGATATGAGACGCTGTCGCAAGCCAGAAGGCGGGGTATCGCAAGTCATATGTTGTCTTGGATTCAACGACACGTATTGACCGAAAGCGTTATCATTACCTGTGAGAGGGGCAATATTGCTTCGCAAAAAGTGATTGAGAAGTGCGGTGGACAATTCCTGAATACCTTTTATTCAGAGCAAGATAAACACGAAGTCTTACGTTACCAACTAGAATCAAAATGA